From the genome of Macaca thibetana thibetana isolate TM-01 chromosome 8, ASM2454274v1, whole genome shotgun sequence:
CCACCAGCAGCACAGCCTGCACACCACATGCACCAGCCTCCTGGCAAGGTTTTGCTATGAGGATAGCACCACAAGGATGGATATTCACCAAGACATGCTAAATCTAAGCACCATCACCTCTCAGTATGCTAATAGCAACAATCTTTTGGGCAACTGCAATGACACTAAGGAATAAATTATAAACACTCACACATGTGTGTGCAGCTGGAAGTCCGCAGCCTTGTAACCCAGGGCGAAATTATTCTGTGACAGTTTGGATTTGGCTGTGTCAAAACTCATCTGATAGCCAGCAAGCCACCCTTCGAAGGCCAACACAGCCCAGCCATAGATGGTTGGTCCAGAAAAATCTATATCAACATTACTGCCAACACTAAAACAATCCCGTTTATAGGAAGCCTTCAATTTCCCACTCTTCTTTCtgcaacaaaccaacaaacaaacaaaaatgatgaaaacaacATGAGTTTTTACTATTGTCTAAGAATTTTTGGAGTAAGATCCTCTCTCTCATCTTCCAGTGTAAATATTGTTTTGCTACATGccacatatatattaaaaacatttcaaatgacCTAGTTCTACAAATATATTACTCATTATAAGTTCAAATGACAGGATACTTCATGATTTATTTCGTAAAGGCATGAACAAAAGTACAAGAATGAgtaagaggctgggcgcagtggctcccatctgtaatcccagcactttgggaggtcgaggtgggcagatgacgaggtcagattgagaccattctggccaacatggtgaaaccccgtctctactaaaaatacaaaaattagctgggtgtggtggcacatgcctgtagtgccagttactcaggaggctgaggcaggagaaccgcttgaacctggaaggcagaggttgcagtgagccaggatcatgccactgtactccagcctggtgacagagcaacactccatctcaaaaaaaaaaaaaaaaaaaaacaagaatgaatgAGACACTTCACTGCCAAATTAATAATCTGAAGATGTACATATACAGACGTATGAGAAGCCAAATCTCTTTAAATGTTTCCAAATGCCAAATGCCACAAAGAGTTAATCCCCAATACACATTATTAACCTATCATGGAGAGAAGTGTGCTTTTATGAAGGATgatatcaaaaaaatgaaattaggccaggcacggtggctcacacctgtattcccagcactctgggaggctgagatgggtggatcacaaggtcaagagatcgagaccatcctggccaacatggtaaaactccgtctctactaaaaatacaaaaattagctgggtgtggtggtgcgtgcctgtagtcccagctacttgggaggctgaggcaggagaattgcttgaacccaggaggcagaggttgcagtgagctgagacagcgccactgcactccagctggggcgacacagcaagattccatctcaaaaaaaaagaaaaaagaaaataatatttgtccGAAAGATAACTGAGGTGTGTGACAGAAAGAACACACCTGTTGTTACGGCTGAGACAAATGTCACTTTGCATTCACCTAGCACCTCTATCCTTCAGATAGTATAGACCCACATTAGGCAGATAGGAAATGACACAATCCCCCTTTTTTcacatgaggaaattgaggccaagACGTTGGGGGATTTACAGAGGCTAAGAAATCAAGTAGGCAGCAGAACTAATCATTATAGCATTTGAGAGCCAGGAGATCACCCTCTTAAGAAATTAACTTTTCAGCACCATAAGATagggtgaggaaaaaaaaaaaggaattttctttttttttttttttcttttttttttttgagatggagtcttgctctgtcacccaggctggagtatagtggcgtgatctcagctcactgcaagctccgcctctcggggttcacaccattctcctgcctcagcctcctgagtagctgggactacagatgcccaccaccactcctggctaagcttttgtattttttagtagatatttaGTTTCACcttgatagccaggatggtctcgatctcttgacctcgtgatccttccgtcttggcctcccaaagtgctgggattacaggcgtgagccaccgcgcccagccaaaaggaATTAACTTTTTCAGCAGAATACCACGTCCATCAAACTTCAGAATTGCTTAAGATTCATCTATGGTCTCAAGACTCTCCTAGCTCCTAAATTTTTTCTACTATGTGTCTCTCTGAAAtagatttatacatttttgttcaTCTATTCAGTTTTCAAATTGTTCATCCTGCCTTGGGGGGGAGGGATCTTCCTTTATCTGTACTACATATACAAGGTCTCCAATATTCCTTATAGCAACCTTCTAAGTTCTTCCTGCCTCTGAACTTTGTACTATATCTTCTTATTCTAAAGTTCTCTACCCCTTCAGCCTCCAAAAACATTTCAGGAAATAGGATTTGAACAATTACCCTGTGTTCGGTACAAATATGGTATCAAGAGTCAGTTTCAACCCTTCAGCCAActgaaaaacaaagatttaaaataaataattagtaatTTTCAATCATTTATCCAACTGAAGAAACCAATTCTAAAGTCTCCTCTAAGTtctttaacaaaaaaaagaagtcattcaagaaagcaaaatattaaattatgtaataaGTGAGCTCTCCATCCTCCTGTCCCCTCACCCCAGCCTTCATCATGGTTCTCTCACCAAAAAATGGGGCAAATCCTATTTTAACAAGTTACATAAAATACAGTTCAAAACCAAACAGAATTCTCATACAACAAAATCATCTTGATACCTTCTTGAAAGAGTGGCAATGAGATAACCTGACATTTAACAAGCAAGCTAAGTCATTTTGCTCAGTTTTGCATGTACATTATCTATACATGGCGTCTATATCAAAAACAGTGCCCTGTACAGAGTAGGCACTTGACAAATATGTAATAGATTTTCTCCTTGAAAACATGAGAacattttagaagaatttttCTGTCAAGCCAATTTTACAACAATTACAAAACTAAACCAAATTTCCGCAAATAGTTTGTTCTACCCAGGAGAAGCTCAGCTGTGTAACACAGAACCAGTCAGAACAAAGATGTAATGTAATAATCAGAGTAGTCACAAATAAAGCCTTATTTTCTAGAAACATAAGACATCAAAAAAGGCCACATGCAGAGAAAAAATATGGCTACTAGATAGGTTGTAAGATCTCTTTTGATTATATTTGAGGTATGTTCATCATTCAGTCTACAAGATAAATTGAACCTATGAATAACTTCTAATGCTTTCTCTTACCTTATTCTCCCAAGAGATTTCTGTCCCTAGAGTATTGTCCGTGTTCCATTTTTGGGTGAAGGTAAGTCCATAGTTACAGACCTTATATTTGGTTTCTAGGTTGCCTGATGCTTTCCCTGTATCAGTGTAAGCATGACCAGAAGTAGAAAATTCCTggtaagcaagaaaaaataattactttaaaattagcTCATCAAATAGAAAATACTCACTTTGGAAGGCAGTGTTCAATGCATCAGAAACAATACCATTTACTGTTTGCCACAGCCCTATTCTAGAGaaacttctttcctcctttccccttgCTTTTCCAGTCCCTAAATATTTTAACCAGTtccgccaggcgcagtggctcacgcctgtaatcccagcatgttaggaggccaaggcaagtggatcccttgagtccaggagttcgagatcagcctgtgcaacatggcgaaaccccatctctacaaaagatacaaaaaattagccaggcatgatggcacacgacTATAGTCCcagcctgagtccaggaggcagaggttgcagtgagccgagatcatgccacttcaccctagcctgggaaacagagtgagccCTGTCTCAATACCAGTTTCAGATCTTTCCATTATTCTATTTCTCTTactgatatttctttttccatatacTCTCTTACTAAATGGAAATCCTAAATTCTCTCCTTTAAAAAAGAGGTATCTTTACTGAAAACAAATGCCTTTactaaaaagaccaaaaatattgcatcttaaacattttactttcatGACCTAAAAAAAGATTATCGGTTCTCTGCTATATGTTTCAAACTATCAGTTAATTTCAAGGTccttaaaaattccaaaatactgCCCTCTTCCTTTTTAATAGGGTCAACACTTTactacttcctttaaaaaaatatgtattattttattgtggtaaatacatttaacataaattttaccattttaataatgttttaagtgtacagtgaagtggcattaagtacagtCACACTGCTGTGAAAACTTTAACGCTTTTGTGTGCAAAACCGCAAAACTTCTGCTTAGACAATTTCAATATTTGAAAGTACTacccatttttcaaaataaagtggAATGCTATAATTTATCCTTCTTTCCCCCTTTATATCCTGTCTACCTTTAAGAGTGCCTTCTATCAAACAGTTACTATGAATGATTTAAAATACATCCTTTGCCCTAGTTCAGTGTCCTTTAAGTCATATGACAATAAGCAATTAGAAATAGACCTCCTTCTGCAGAAAGCAGTCAGCACCTGTCACTGACAATCTATGAACTGTCAAGAAAAAACATTCTGATTGGTCCTGTTTTAGGGAGCATTTCTGAAATCCTGCCAACAGTAATGAGATGCTGCCAACCCTGACCAGTCTTTTTCACTGCCTGCAACATGAATCCTCTCCTTAACAAATACCCTGCCCCCTACCTCTAGTTCTACAGGCAGATGAGACAACTGGGAAGCTATGATCTGTTTATCAACACCACACAGAATGGTTTCAAAGACAGTATCATGCTGCACATTTAGGGGAAGGCCTTAGTAAGAAAATGATAACGTGTTAATCATGTTTACCTGttcacataattattttaatgtgacaatcatttttcttttagtagatcCAACTatctagtgttttattttttacatttacttttcacAAACTTGACAAGTATAACAAATGCAAATCTTAATTTTGGTGTTAGAAAAACCTTATGGACAAAATTAAGGTAGAGGGGTAGTCTACATTTCTCCCTTGTCAGCATCAATTCTTAGTTTGAAGGTCTGTCACAAATCTAAAATGCCACAGGtacaaatctcaaaaacaaaggcTAGAATTGTTCTAAGTTGAGTTCCAGGCTCATGATTCACAATTCAGTTTGTGGCCAATTTCAAAATTTGTTCAAACAAGTGCAAAACACATTTGTAACATGCATATAACATGCATATAGCTCTACATTAAATGCTTAGtaagcaacaaaacaaacaaaaatgttactGTGAAGTAGATGgcatatgagaaaaatatcaagACACAATCTAAGAAATTTGGAACAATGATTGAAATTTATCCTAAATCAATACCAGAAACCaaaagcagccataaaaacaagcatacaaataagcttttttttcttaccatCTGAATGAATATTACCACACAACAGCAGCATGAAAGGGAGATAAAATTTTAGTTGATAATTTTTGCAACACAAACCTAACGAGCAAATTCTGGAACCTACACAAAGTGAGTATGATTCTTCTATTTTAACAGAACTATATACACAGCGTGCCCATCTTAGTAAggtaggtgcatatatatttatttactctaGAGAAACCCAGGGAAAGAATGATGGTCACGAACCATAATTATATGCAGTATCATTAG
Proteins encoded in this window:
- the VDAC3 gene encoding voltage-dependent anion-selective channel protein 3 produces the protein MCNTPTYCDLGKAAKDVFNKGYGFGMVKIDLKTKSCSGVEFSTSGHAYTDTGKASGNLETKYKVCNYGLTFTQKWNTDNTLGTEISWENKLAEGLKLTLDTIFVPNTGKKSGKLKASYKRDCFSVGSNVDIDFSGPTIYGWAVLAFEGWLAGYQMSFDTAKSKLSQNNFALGYKAADFQLHTHVNDGTEFGGSIYQKVNEKIETSINLAWTAGSNNTRFGIAAKYKLDCRTSLSAKVNNASLIGLGYTQTLRPGVKLTLSALIDGKNFSAGGHKVGLGFELEA